In Vicia villosa cultivar HV-30 ecotype Madison, WI linkage group LG7, Vvil1.0, whole genome shotgun sequence, the DNA window TATTGCTTTCTTCGATAGCGGAAACTCTTCTTCAAAGACAATACATGAATTTCAAAGAACAGTTACTAATGTTGGTGAGGGACAAACAATTTATGTTGCTAATATTACTCCTATAAAAGGTTTTAGTATTAGTGTTGTCCCAAACAAGTTAGTGTTCCATGAGAAGAATGAGAAGTTGAGCTTCAAGTTGAGGATTGAAGTTGATAGAATGACAAAATTTAAGAAAGTGAGTTTTGGATATCTAAGTTGGATGGATGTGAAGCATGTGGTAAGGAGTCCTATTGTGGTCACAACCATGAAAATGAAATCCTAGaattttataatgttatattGTTGGAGAGGTTATTATCATATGGATCAAGTGAAAAATGtaaattgaataagaaaatatatttgataaataATATTCATTTCTCACTTGACCAACTAGTCGTTTCAAGTTAGTAACAATAATAACTGAAAAGTAACGTAGATAAGTAACTTTGACTTCATGGTGATAGTTTTTACCAATAAAAATATAGATTTTTAGCCACTGTCAAAAGAGTGGCAATTATCTGCCATCTAATTGAAAATGCATAAGCTCAATTGAGTTTTAACAATTCCTATGACTTATCAGATACATcagattataaatttaaaatattaacatCAGTTTGTTTTATCTTtacaaaaacatattttttgtattttaaaaaatattttttttaaaaataatataaatgttttaatttatttttaagaaaCTAAAAGACAAATTTTGATACAATGAAACTATTATGATTTCTTGGTAAAATTAGGCTAGTACAAATGTGCACTGGTTTTCATTGTGAGAATCTTGAGTCAAACTCCTCTCCATTTCTCATCATCTTCATTCCTACTATTAGCATAGTTTGTGAAATATAAATACAATAGTGTGACATTAATTGGATTTAATGATTTATTATACACTCCAAAATATTtgaaactatagtaatggagagAGGAAATGGAGAAAAAAAATGGAGAGGATTCTATCTCGAGAATCTTCTATCATACTTCTTATCAACTTCTTACATCCAAAAACATGATTAATAACGAAAGCGGGATTTCAAATCTTCCCAATCCATCTTCTATGGCAAAATCTAATATATAATGAGTAAGACTTTAATATCATCTAAGAAAAATTGAATTTGACTTAACTCATCTCTACAAAACGAACTTGAAATTGAAATGGTGTTAATTAATGTGGGACTtgaattcaaatacattcattaCACCGAACAAAATTGGGCTTGGTGCATAGATATAAATAGTTAATGACTTGAATTGTGGATATATGAGACTTGGTTTTTTCAATACACCCCTTATGTCCAGTACTATCGAGTTTGGTGCACCTATATTTTTGGCGGGTGGCATGAATCGATAATATATGACATaaacatgtgtttataagtgaGGATAATTTCCACCTTACAAGTTGGTTTTGTAGGAATGAGTATGCTTCATGATTAGTTAGGTGGATTCATCTACTCTCAGATTTTCGATATCATGACACTCTACGCACCAACTACCCAGCCAGTTGAACATCCTATACCACACAGAAAGTGGTACTTCCCAAGTCAAAAAAACATGAGAGGACAACTTAATAACCCCAAAACAAATAGGGTAAAGGACACCTGACGATACTAATGGGACACCCCTCTTAAGTTAGTTCTCTAGTAAGAATATGGTCTTGGAGGAGCTTCTAGGAAAAAACAATTACTTTGGAAGGGACCGACTACTCTAGATATCGGGAAGAACCTGCTCTATGTACAAGGTCTGGTGATCAGTGATCTCTAGGAAGCTCCCGAGCGGGGAGGAAAGAATATGCAGATGACACAGAGTAATAATCGTCTTTATAATGACACCACCACCACTTATCGAGTTGAGCTGGATGGGTAAAATCCTTAATCACTTAGAGAAGATAAAAAATCCAAACCCGATCATTCTCAAAAAGGCACACTCTTCTCCACTTAAGATCCCAAACTCAGGTTTGACCCTCCCACCTACCAACCTCCCCCACATAACGATATTTCGGCTTAGAGATATAAAAAATCCTAAGGAACCTGACTCTAAGATGAGTGACCCCGATCCAAGGATCATTCCAAAAACAAGTGAGAAAACTTGACCCAACCCGCTTAAGGAAACTGTCCTAAAACGAGTCAGAGCGTTCCTCTACTTTGACCCCTAGGAACGACACCCGTCTTCACAAAGGAGACATCGATTGAAGGCAACCAACTCTACCACCCATGATAAATGAGATCAGCATGCCTCCATATCTAATGAATAAAATATCATGTCAGATGCCTAAAGCACTTGAGAGCACCTGCCACTTCCACTTGCCAAAAAGAGTCAGATTGACCGTCTGTAAGTCAGACACACTTATACCATCCGGCTTCTTAGACTTCTACATCAATCCATCTAAGCTAAACAACTTTTAAACTCCTTCTGACACCATCCCAAAGAAACATTCTTTGAATTTTCACAATATTTCAAACCTTAATAGTCATATTTAATAAAGACAAAAAAAGATATGAATGATATTACGGACACAATTGAGAATAATCATTATCCCTCCTAGAGATACATACCTATGTCTacattgagtttttttgaaaaatttggcatgcttttttttttcaattattaaaaTAGCACAAAATACCTATGTCTACATTGAGTTTAAAAGATCTATTTGCGAGTTGGGTTTTGAAGGATTTTAAAGagaaaattttacaaaattaCAATCTATATTTTGTTGTCGAtttaatattcttttaaaaaataacaacatGAAACATTAACATAAATATCAgtgttcttaattttttttaaatatcataaaaatgttaaaatatataGATAGTCTTCCAAAATCATTTCCTTCAAAACCTTCTAAAATCCAACTCGAACCTAAAAATACTTATGCAATAGAGAAAGGTCCATCATGATTAGTAAATAAGGTGTGATCAACTAAAACCTTTAAAACCTTCAAATATCAAGAAAAATTATATCTAAATGAGTTTATGTAGTTGAAGAGCCAATATGAAATTGGGATTTGGTTCATCTTTTGTAGACTAGTTCCATCAATTTCATTTTTTCTGTCTCCATTTTTAGTCGAACAATATAACAATTATCTGAACTCTCAAACAACATttaatctatcaatctataatataacaaTGAAATTTGAATATTAACTTTAGACAAATAAAAACTCTACCTGAACTTTACtgctaaaaaaaaattgaataatacCTTAAACAGAATTCACCAGCAAAGAAAATTCATTCATATACTAATCCTTTTGTAGACTAGTGATGTTCAAATATCATAGATGTAGTACTGTATCCATTATCACATGTATAATCCTGTTTTGATTTCATATAGTGATCTACAAATTGAAATTGGTAGTAGTCTCCTCACCACATGCTTGCTATCTTTCCAAGTCAGATATCCAAAAGATACTTCATTTTTCAGTGTCACTTTTTCTCCTTCAATCTTCAACTTGAAACTTATCTTCCTGTTCTTCTTATTGAAGACCAACTTATTTGGTACAACACTGATATTAAACCCTTTAATTGGAGTAATGCTAGCAACATAAGTAGATTGTCCTTCACCAACATTCGTAACTGTTCTGCGAAATTCATGTATTGTCCCCAAGTTACGGGAGCAAATTAGTAAAATCCTCATGCCGTAGGTTTTGGGGCTTAActgttttgtttttgtcttcTTGAACTAGTTGGATCATTGGATCACTTGATGTAATagttttttgaatattaataaaagtatctttattcaaaaaaaaaaatattaaggaCAAAATTGAGAAGAATCATTATCCCTCTTAAAGACACATACCTATATCTACattggatttttttgaaaattaacacTATTAGATCTTTTTAGATAATCGTATAAGCTAGTAGAAGATCTATTTACGAgttggtttttgaagaattttaaagagaaaattttagaaaattacATCTACAttttaaatatcataaaaatgttaaaatatataGATAGTCTTCCAAAATCATTTCCTCCAAAAACCTTCTAAAATCCAACTCGAAAAAAATACCCAAAAATGTTTAAGCAATAGAGAAAGGTCCATCATGCTTAGTAAATAAGGTGAGATAAACTAAAACCTTTAAAACCTTCAACTATTAAGAGTAATTATATAAATGAGTTTATGTAGAGCCAAAATGAAATTGGGATTTGTTTCATCTTTTGTAGACTAGTTCCATCAATTTCATTTTTTGTCTCTATTTTTAGTCGAATAATATAACAATTATCTGAACTCTCAAACAACATttaatctatcaatctataatataacaaTGAAATTTGAATATCAACTTTAGACAAATAAAAACTCTACCTGAACTTCACTGCTAAAAAACAAAGTAAATAATACCTTAAACAGAATTCACCAGCAAAGAAAATTCATTCATATACTAACAGTGATGTTCAAATATCATAGATGTACTGTGTCCATTGTCACATGTATAATCCTATTTTGGTGGTAGTTACAACAATAGGACTCCTTACCACATGTTTCCCATCCTTCCAAGTGAGATATCCAAAAGATACTTCATTGTTCTTTGTCACTTTTTGTCCTTCAATCTTCAACTTGAAGCTTATCTTCCTGTTCTTCTTGTTGAATACCAACTTATTTGGTACAACACTGATATTAAACCCTTTAATTTGAGTAATGCTAGCAAAATAAGTTGATTTTCCTTCACCAACATTGGTAACTGTTCTGCGAAAGCTATGAGTTGTCCTTACAGAAGTATTTCCAGCATTTATGAAAGCAATAAAAGAAGGATAGTTAAGATCCAAAGAAGGTTTAGAGCAATCATTAAAAGAGGTTCTTGTAATGGCAGTGATGTTTTGTTGTGTGAAGTTAAGTGCACAAAGAAGATTAACATAATCTTGCACACCAACATCGTAAACAAGACCCGGATCAAGTGCTCTATTCGGATTAACATGACCAGCTCCCAGTGCTAAAGGGGTTGCATCTTTGTTATCATTTCCAATGTCTTTGATGGGTTGCTTAGTATTATCATGTATGTCTGATGTTGTCATCATGGCTGACCTAATAGCGGCCGGACTCCAATCAGGATGCGCTCCTTTCAAAAGCGCCGCTACGCCAGCAACATGAGGACATGCCATAGATGTTCCGGATATAACATTAAACTTGTTGTAGACTTTAGTTCCATAATCCAACACAGGAATATTTGTAGGCCATGCAGCTAAGATTGATGCACCAGGAGCTGTAATGTCAGGTTTCAACACATATGGACAACTACTTGATGGCCCTCTTGAACTATATGAAACAACACTAGGTGATGGCTTAACACCAAAAACTGTTACCTTGAAAGACATTGTTGCTATAGAACTAGAGTTTTTTGAGCTATAACTCTTGATATAAGCTTTCACAATTTCTCCGTTTTTCGGATCAATAATGATGGATGGAAAACTAGTGTCTGAATCATCTATGTTTGGGATCTTTGATATGAAAACACCTCCAACAACCTTTGCTTCAACTAAACTATATATTTGACCAGTAACAGATCCATTATTGTCTTCACAAACAACAATGTTACTCTTCACTTTTTTTAACTCTTCAACATTATCACACTTACTCATGAATACAATTGGAAAATTGTTAGCAGAGAAATTTCCTATATAAGAAGACAAACCTGTGAGTGAGACTCCATTACCAAGTGTAATATTCGCATGAAATTCGCGGTCCATAGTGCCAGCAGCAACGGTTATCACCCATGGTGTTCCATTGTGGAGAGATTTAAAGGATGGTCCATGGTTACCTGCTGAAGTGGAAACAATAACACCTTTTTCCATTGCTGCAAAAGTGGCTATTGCAATAGGATCTTCATATAAACTTATAGTATTATGGCCTAGTGACATCGAAAGAACATCAACACCGTCTGATATTGCAGCGTCAATTGCTGCTATTACATCAGATGCAACTGCATTTCCCTCTGCTCCCCACACAGTCTTGTATATGGCTACTCTAGACAATGAGGCTATTCCTCTTGCGGTTCCATTTGCGTAACCAAAGAAAGATGCACCGTCAACTTTGCTTCCAGCTGCAGTTGTTGAAGTATGCGTTCCATGACCGTCCATGTCACGCGTGGTATTCGCAATTGTTGAACTAATGTTGGAATATTTCGCTAAGAAGCCTTTGTTGAAGAATCTAGCTCCAATCAGTTTCTTGTTGCAAAAAGATGAATGGTTGGAGTTTTCAAATTGACATAACTGGCCTTTCCATTTTGAAGGTATTTCAGTGATTCCatcatctttgaaactttcactTTCTGGCCAAACACCAGTGTCTATTACACCAACAATGATATCTTTGCCATACTCAGAAGCTGGCCATGCCCCTTTGTAAGGATTAAGGCCAAGGAATTGAGGTGAGTGTGTTGTGTCAAGCTTCAATGGTAAATCAGGTATTGAAGAAACATAACCATGAGAGTTTTTGAGAGATTCATGATCTTGAGGTGATAGATTTGCACTAAAACCATTCATAGCATTAGTGTATGTATAAATGATTTTAGAAGAGGGAGAATTGAGATTTTTGTTGGTAGTAGTAATTTGAGAAAAAATGGAATGATACCAACTATGTTGATTTGAGAATGCTTTTGGCATAGCTGATAAATCCATGTGAATGATGTAATTATCAGATTGAGCCAATGTAACAAAATGAAGGATTGTTGTAATGTAGAAGAACAAGAAAAGGAGAGAAATATTGGAAGCCATGATTGAAATGTGTTTTGAATGTGGGTGGCTATCAAAACAATGTGTGTGTATATAAAtacaaattaataattaatattttattcttaaagttttaaaataatattatgtagaataaaatattgatttattatttagATTTCCTTGTAAagattattttaaattatgaattttctttataaataattcattattaAAGTAAATACTCCATctgtttcaaaatcaaaatcatttaatatttttgtacATACATTAAAGAATGTAATTATAGTATTATAagactttttttattatattaatcttATTAATATATTGGACGTACAAGACATAGTAATAATTAAaggataaaaatattattattttaaaataaattttatatgttGAAAGTTAAAACAGCACTCATTTTAAAATGAAGTATAgtgaaaatttataataatttattcttttcaaattttcaataattcatttttttaattaaaatttagaatACTAAAATAACAGCTACTAAAAAAATGATGGTATAAGAGTTGTTTTTGACTTAACTTTTATTTGGTCTTAAAAACTATTAAAAGCTAAAGTTATGAGTAATAACTTTAAAGGTAAAGTCAAAGTTTTTgttcattataaaaaaaaaattaaaatgaaaattattgtcaaagataaaaatttaaataaaataaaaaattgttttcatatttattttcctaaaatacatttattttataaaatgtataaatttttttattacaataaggAATAAAATATATTACTAAAGACAAATTATTTTTTAGAAGAAATTTTCAGCTAGTTTGTCTTTCTTGGCCATGGTTATTGATTAATTCAATGTGTCACCAATTCCTCTTTTCTCAAATATAGTGTCATGCTCAAATATAGTGTCATGTTATAGCATAGTCATATATGGactataatatcaattttaattagATGTGATAAAGGGATATGTCCGTCCTATTTAAACTCGATCCACAACACTGTaaaaaaataaacagaaaataacATCAagctaatttaaaaataaaaatagggtttatgCTCCTTTAATAAGAGAGGTGTTTCCCTATAAAACCATTCTAAAAAAGTGTTATATATAATTCTAGTGtataattttttattctattttttttaataaacaatgaTATAACATATCGCATTagaggtgcaacccttacaacaaaaacactatataaaaataaaacaatttaattatAACTTGTACCAATCGTAGAAGCTAGTTATAGAAGTAAAAGTTTCTACAATAACCActtcattctctttttttttttttttttgttgaggtGGACCAAAGCCCAGACTACACCCTAACCCATCTCTTATATGAGGTTCCCCTCGTATCATTTATATACAACTTGTACACCTCCCTAGGACAATCTTCTAACCTATCAATACATTGATCCTTACATATCTCTAAATTTGCCAAACCATCGAGACACTTGTTTGCTTTCCTAAAGACATCTTTAACCCTTGTATCAACATATTTACACATATCAGTTTGAAGAAATTTTAACAAACTAACGTCATCCCCTTtgtggtttttttttgttgtcaTAGCTTTGTACACCTCTATTGCGTCCACTTGAATTTAAATTCTTCTTGTGAACTAATTTGAGTACTCCCCAAAATTCTGCATTCCTCATCTAGCATTTTTCAAGTCTTTTAGAGtttgtttggatgaggtaattagaaattttaaagtaACTTAAAATTcaatgcaattcaaatgattcaattcaaatccattaatttttaaattattttgtttggatgaaataTTAAGATatttcattgttagatttttggtgtcattttttataaaatttaaaatttttggaccaaattaaaaaaatgaaaaagtagggactaatttgcaatttttaaaaatttgaaagaccaaattgtaaattttaaaaattattaaggaccaattttaataattttgaaaaatatgaggatcAATTTGTATAATTTGAAgagataataataacaaatacattttatggaacatgagaggaatttcaaattctttggtttttggtgtcatttcaaaatgattaattttaacttagatgaaatacttcataaatttccatcattttaacaattctccatttttatccaaacaataaattttgtgctaATTATattaaattccctcaaaatattacattacctcattaaaatacttcatccaaacacactcttaatgAATCTACCTAGCCAATACTACCATTGTTACGTATCTTATTTTTTTCATTCTCATATTgatagtttataatttttaaatatgtaGTTCTTCTTCGATAGGGGTGGAAATAGTGCCATATTTATAGTCTAGCCTATTTAAACTCATGTACCAAGTTAATAAGTGCTCACATTCAATGTGTTTAAGTACCATATTTTGGCATATAAGGGAATTCCATTTAGAGtatttttttactaaataaaatattcattcattcTAATCGATAGAGTACATTGTTGCCATACAAATAAAGAATCGCCAAAAataaaaaggatgaatctgcaaaAAAAAACTCAcaacatccatgttaatagcataaaacggcaaattgcatatgcctacgaATATAACTATGACTATATTGAAATGTCTGAAATATTCATGTCTCCAGATCTGTAGCGTTAATGGAACCAAAGTCATAGATAggatctgcactagatcgaaactcatctttcaacctgaaacaaatgaacattGCGCACAAAGATAGAAAAACTAAAATACACCGCACAAAGacgggaaatcaaaacaaacaacgacacactaaaatgacgaaatcacaaaaaaaaatactaaatatatatgtgaaaatcacttatttaactaATAGAGAAACAAGAACGATTTAgaggggtgattttggatcaaaattgatcctaaatcacccctctcggggatacagaagaagaagaaaagtgacgACGGCTAGGGTTAAGAAGAGAAAGACATTTGAATAGTGATGTTAGAAGATAATATTTTAGAGTGAGAAACGGGAGAAGAGTGAAAACTTGAAGAATTGAAGCTGGATACGCATCAACCGTTGGAAAATCACTATTGATGCTTATTCATCTTTATTCCTCTCTTTTGTATCAAGCTATCATGAGTAGCCAATTTTTCTCTCTTGTTAGGATTGGATGTAATTCATCATAATCGTATGTACGTTCATTTatcataatattatatataatttatttattcatgATTATCGATGATATATTTGTTTTACCGTTTAACTTCATATATTAGAATTGTTATTGAGAAATACAGTTTGAATCTTGATCTAAGATAACAATTTGTTGAACTCTAAATTCTAGATAGAGATTTAGGATTAAACATTCACGTCAAGTATTAAATCTTAATGCTACTAGATTGTTTAATAGATTGAAAAATCGTCGATTAAACAATCCTGTAGAAATCTCATATGgagtttagacataaacattgttgtgAACAATACGTGAGGATAGTGATTAATATCTCGGTTATGTATAAGTGATTAGTAAACTATGTACGCATTCGGTGGATGAAACCCAATCACAACAAGTTGTCATATTGCTGAAACTTTATTTATCAATTACCGTTTTTATATTTCGTAACTTCTACAATCAAAACATCTTACAATTCTCTACTTAAAACTCTATTAACTGTTGAACGACAATGATATCGCATCAGTCCCTATGTATACGATACAAATAATACTTATTTTTATTTCCTGAACATCacactctctttttcttttttctctattACAACACGAAACTCTATCAaacttaaaaaggaaaaaaattgaagttataactATTGAaggtaatattattttttattgttttattttatattactcATTTTGAATTTAGATATTATAATATAACTTAGTAAATTATCAAGTATCCGTGaagaatagaaaaataataaGTTTATATGGTTCTTGAAGAACATATGAAGTATCCTCTGATCGAAAAATAATGAATttcttatataatttttaaagaaaatataatccatcattgaaggatagaaaaatattgaatttattatatatttcctaaaGAATATATAAAACACCCCTTAATGATagcaaaataataaatttgatacGTAATTACtcaagaacttatcaagcatccttaaaaaattgcaaatattattattcttaattATAAAAAGATGTGATTGAGTTCTTGAAGAACTACATAAAAAAGTTTATGATTGAGTTCTCGAAGAAgtacaatatattttttttgattgaGTTCCTAAATAACTTTATAAAAAGATTTCTGATTGAGTTTTCaagaattattaaaataattgtgATTGAGTTCATTAACTTTACTAAGGACTATTTAGTtggttttttaaattttaatgtaaTTGTTTCATATATTTAGATACACAATTTATGGTTTAACTATTGaatgttaaaataattttatttaagatttttatACGTATGaatttttatctttttaaataGATGATAAACTAATGATAATAGATTTATTCAATCATTTATGTTAATATTATTTAtgattattcaaaaataaaaaagttaaagaaAAACGATAAAAGAAtaatattacaaaaaataaataaccaaatttttataaataaaattcaaaattttctaattttttcaaTGACAGACTAATCTGTggcaaaaaatataataaatatttagtaCCACTACAAAATTCTTATGAAATGTATATTAGTTATTTCTCCAAAAAAAATTATGGTCGTTTGAATTGACATAATTTTACATTTGTGATAGTAACAATCGTCGCAAtaaacattcaaaataaaaacaCCAAGTAAAGTTGGTGGTAGTTAAACCCGTTGCAAATATGTTGATGTGGCAGTTTCATATTTGTCTCAAATATTAAAGGCGGTTTGAGCAACGGTCTAGCGACACACATTTTTGCAATGAATTTTAAACcgtcataacttgagttctgagGCAATTTAATCCAccgcaacaacaaaaaaaaactgtCGCAAACCCcttattttcttgtagtgatactTAGTTGCATCCTTCCATGCCAAACCTTGATAGAATCTCAACCGCATAATTTTGTTGATGGATGAAGAATCCATCTTTGCCTTGTTTCACCTCAATCCCTAAAAAGTACATCCTCTTCCTTGACTACTTGAATTCATCCATCATTTGAAGATTATTGCTAGTTTAGATTAGGTCATCCACATACAAACTGACAATCAAAATCTTCCCTTTAATTCCATGTTTAGAAAATATGGTATACTCATATGGACATTTCTGAAAGTTGGAAACACAAAATTATGAATATATTTTGATAT includes these proteins:
- the LOC131618251 gene encoding subtilisin-like protease SBT3, producing MASNISLLFLFFYITTILHFVTLAQSDNYIIHMDLSAMPKAFSNQHSWYHSIFSQITTTNKNLNSPSSKIIYTYTNAMNGFSANLSPQDHESLKNSHGYVSSIPDLPLKLDTTHSPQFLGLNPYKGAWPASEYGKDIIVGVIDTGVWPESESFKDDGITEIPSKWKGQLCQFENSNHSSFCNKKLIGARFFNKGFLAKYSNISSTIANTTRDMDGHGTHTSTTAAGSKVDGASFFGYANGTARGIASLSRVAIYKTVWGAEGNAVASDVIAAIDAAISDGVDVLSMSLGHNTISLYEDPIAIATFAAMEKGVIVSTSAGNHGPSFKSLHNGTPWVITVAAGTMDREFHANITLGNGVSLTGLSSYIGNFSANNFPIVFMSKCDNVEELKKVKSNIVVCEDNNGSVTGQIYSLVEAKVVGGVFISKIPNIDDSDTSFPSIIIDPKNGEIVKAYIKSYSSKNSSSIATMSFKVTVFGVKPSPSVVSYSSRGPSSSCPYVLKPDITAPGASILAAWPTNIPVLDYGTKVYNKFNVISGTSMACPHVAGVAALLKGAHPDWSPAAIRSAMMTTSDIHDNTKQPIKDIGNDNKDATPLALGAGHVNPNRALDPGLVYDVGVQDYVNLLCALNFTQQNITAITRTSFNDCSKPSLDLNYPSFIAFINAGNTSVRTTHSFRRTVTNVGEGKSTYFASITQIKGFNISVVPNKLVFNKKNRKISFKLKIEGQKVTKNNEVSFGYLTWKDGKHVVRSPIVVTTTKIGLYM